The proteins below are encoded in one region of Zootoca vivipara chromosome 10, rZooViv1.1, whole genome shotgun sequence:
- the ARHGDIB gene encoding rho GDP-dissociation inhibitor 2 — MTEKDPEVHVEEDEDELDSKLNYKPPPQKTLQELQELDKDDESLAKYKKSLLGDGPVVADPTVANVTVTRLTLVCNSAPGPITMDLTGDLEALKKQTFVIKEGSEYCAKIHFKVNREIVSGLKYVQHTYRTGVKVDKVTFMVGSYGPRPEEYEFITPLEEAPKGMMARGNYRNKSFFTDDDKHDHLTWEWNLAIKKEWTE; from the exons ATGACTGAGAAAGACCCCGAGGTGCATGTGGAAGAGGATGAGGATGAGCTAGATAGCAAATTGAACTATAAGCCCCCACCTCAGAAGACGCTTCAGGAACTGCAGGAGCTGGACAAGGACGACGAGAGCCTTGCAAAGTACAAGAAGTCCCTGCTGGGGGATGGACCTGTTGTGGCAG ACCCTACAGTTGCCAATGTGACTGTCACTCGGCTCACCCTGGTTTGTAACAGTGCTCCAGGGCCAATTACCATGGACCTCACTG GGGACCTTGAAGCTCTCAAGAAACAGACATTTGTAATAAAGGAAGGATCTGAATATTGTGCCAAGATCCACTTCAAA GTAAATAGAGAAATTGTATCTGGCTTGAAATATGTGCAGCACACTTACCGGACAGGGgtgaaag TGGACAAAGTGACATTCATGGTGGGCAGCTATGGGCCACGGCCGGAGGAATACGAATTCATCACACCTCTCGAGGAGGCACCTAAAGGCATGATGGCTCGAGGAAACTACCGCAACAAGTCCTTCTTCACCGACGATGACAAGCACGACCATCTCACCTGGGAGTGGAACTTGGCCATTAAGAAGGAGTGGACGGAATGA